A single region of the Candidatus Methylomirabilis sp. genome encodes:
- a CDS encoding winged helix-turn-helix domain-containing protein, translated as MPDPARCGEFVGALQDRGLPAVQATTASQAIHWARREPPALVVIDLAVDRSRIVLQEFRREGRAVVALSPDSRIRTWALEAGCLDAPDPALDPHELALKAAVLVREGLRARGRVLAGPLMVDLSERCLLWRGRKLRTTPLLVDLAAYLAARAGEIVPVPTLLEQVWGEPWASAERVHHAVWRLRGLLGEGRHSAFLVGRRGHGYGVFPESPRLTRRLGAPG; from the coding sequence ATGCCCGACCCTGCCCGCTGCGGGGAGTTCGTGGGCGCGCTCCAGGACAGGGGACTGCCCGCGGTGCAGGCCACCACGGCGAGCCAGGCCATCCACTGGGCCAGACGCGAGCCACCGGCTTTGGTCGTGATCGATCTCGCGGTGGACCGCTCCCGGATCGTTCTGCAGGAGTTTCGCCGAGAGGGGCGGGCGGTGGTGGCCCTCAGCCCGGACTCCCGGATCCGCACCTGGGCCCTGGAGGCGGGCTGCCTGGACGCGCCCGACCCGGCCCTGGACCCGCACGAACTCGCTCTCAAGGCGGCGGTCCTGGTGAGGGAGGGACTCAGGGCGCGGGGGAGGGTGCTCGCCGGTCCTCTGATGGTCGATCTGTCGGAACGCTGCCTGCTCTGGCGGGGGAGGAAGCTCCGGACCACCCCCCTGCTGGTGGACTTGGCCGCATACCTCGCGGCCCGAGCCGGGGAGATCGTCCCCGTGCCCACGCTCCTGGAACAGGTGTGGGGGGAGCCCTGGGCATCCGCGGAGAGGGTCCACCACGCGGTGTGGCGCCTCCGGGGGCTCCTCGGTGAGGGCAGGCACTCGGCCTTCCTGGTCGGCCGGCGCGGACACGGCTACGGCGTCTTCCCCGAGAGCCCCCGCCTGACCCGCCGGCTGGGCGCTCCCGGCTAA